Within Mongoliitalea daihaiensis, the genomic segment TGCTTCTTGCTTGGTAACCCAAGCTGATTTGATTGCCATGACGACAAGACCAATAATCCCCAGTAAGGGGACAATGTAGATAAACATTTGTTCCATAATGCGTGATTGAGTTTATTGTCAAATTTTCGATCCGACAAATATATTACTATTCATATACCATGCAATCAAAACATATAAAAGTCATCTAATTTTGATTTCAGTAGATTATTTGGAAAGGATTTAAAAAAAGCTTTAACCCTTTCACGCAAACTTTTTATCTTTATTCCGTAAATTATCTCTAAAACCTATTTTCAAATGACAGATGTAAGCCAACAATTACTTTTTGAGAAAATCCGTAAAGACATGGATTTTCTCACCCAGAGATTCAAAAATGTCCTAATCAATCTGGGAGAACATGAACTGGTCAAAAGCTTCGAATCGCAAAGTGGTCATCCAGAAATACTAGTGAAGCAGGCGGATGAATCCAAACATATCCAAACACTTAGCATCTATCTTCAATTGATGAATCTGGTAGAAGAAAATGCTGCAGTACAGTTTCGCAGAAAGATCGTTGACCATAGCGGTTCAGCCAATATCCGTGGATCTTGGGGTGAAACATTCCAACGCTTGCAAGCGGACGGATTTACCGAAGATGAAATCTTAAAGGTATTGACCGCTACAGAAGTGACCCCCGTCTTGACTGCCCACCCAACGGAGGCCAAAAGAATTTCTGTGTTGGAAATACATAGAGATTTGTACTTAAAATTGGTACAGCTAGAGAATACTTCCTTTTCCAAGACAGAAATCAAAGCCATTGAGCGGGACATTGAAACACTCATTGAGCGTTGGTGGAGAACGGGTGAAGTGTATTTGGAAAAACCAACCATTCAATCCGAACGAAACAACGTACTGCACTATTTCACCAAAGTTTTCCCCAAAGCCTTGGCCAAACACGATGAAAAGTTGAAGGATAGCTGGATTTCGGCTGGATTTGATGCTTCTCATATGCAAAAACCCTCCAACTTTCCCTTGCTTAGCTTTGGAAGTTGGGTGGGGGGAGATCGCGATGGGCACCCTTATGTATCAGCAGATATCACCGCCGAAACCTTGATGCTGCATAGGAAGTCTGCGCTCGAATTGATAGAAAAACAAATCCGAGAATTAGCCGCTAAAATATCCTTCTCTGCCATCCGAAATCCTACTCCAGGATTCTTTGAACAAGAAATAAAATCACTTCAGGAATCTTTGGGGGAGGAAGGAAAACAAGCGGTATTACGCAATTCATTTGAACCTTGGAGACAATATATCAATTTGCTTCTGGTCAAACTCGAGTACACAAAAGAACAAAACCTTGAAAAAGGGTTCACCAATGCTCAAGAACTCTCCCAAAAACTGCTAATCATGCGTGAAAGCTTGATGAGTATTGGGGCCATCGGGATTATGGAAACCTTACTCTTTCCAATCGAACGGCAATTGCAGTGTTTTGGCTTCCATTTAGCTAAACTAGATATCCGACAGAACTCAGCCTTTCACGATAAAGCGCTCGAACAAATCATTCAGCATTCATATCCCTATGAAGCCTTGTACAGCACTTGGTCTGAAGGAAAAAAAACCGAATTCCTAAACCGGGAACTGCAGACCAACCGACCTTTTGGTGTCATAGGTACAAGTTATGGAGAAGAAGCAGACAAAGTATTGGGTTGCTACCGGGTAGTCAAAAAACACTGTGACCGCTTTGGTAAAGATGGCATTGGATCCTTCATTGTGAGTATGACGAGAGGATTGAATGACCTCTTGACAGTGTATGTGTTTATGCGAGAGGCGGGGATCGCTATTGGCGACTTCCCGGTAGTTCCCCTATTTGAAACCATCGAAGATTTGCAGGCATCACCACAAATTATGAAAGCGTATCTTTCCCACCCTATTCATCAACGTCAAGAACGGGATGTACAGGAAGTCATGCTGGGTTACTCTGATAGTAACAAAGATGGTGGCATCGTGGCAAGCCGCTGGAATATTCACCAAACCGAGCAAGCGTTGAGTTCCATTGCGCTGCAACATGGCATGCGATTCAAATACTTTCATGGCATCGGTGGAACCATCAGCCGAGGAGGTGGAAAGTACCACCGTTTCTTGGAAAGCATGCCTGTGGGAAGCTTGACTGGAGAGATAAAGTTGACAGTACAAGGAGAGACCATTGCACAACAATTTGCAAACCTCCTCAACGGAGTATACAACTTGGAAATGCTCATCTCCGGAACAGTATTGCAAACAGCAAAAGCGATCAAAGGAGAAGCATTGGAAGCAGAAAAAATCAACGCCGCAGAACAGTTGGCTGCGATAGCGCAAGAACATTACAAGCAACTCATTCAGCATCCTGACTTCATTAAATTCTATGCAGAAGCCACCCCTATTGATGTTTTGGAATTAAGTAAGATTGGTTCCAGACCTGCAAGGAGAACAGGCACCCGCACCTTGGCTGACTTGCGTGCCATTCCTTGGGTGTTTAGCTGGACTCAAAGTAGATTCAACATTACAGGCTGGTTTGGTATGGGAAAAGCCTTGCGCACGCTTCGAACAGAACATCCGGAGTCCTACACACTGCTCAAACAAAACCAGGACCGTTGGCCTTTCCTACGCTATGTGCTCATACAACTTGAAACCAATGTCTTGAATGCCGACGAACAATGGATGAATACTTATGCTGCACTCGTAAAAGACGAAGGTGTTCGAACTAACCTATTAAAAATAATTTTAGAAGAGTATAAAAATTGCATGGATGAATTGGAACTGATGTTTGAGACGCCCCGTGCTACTCGTAGAGCCTCCTTATTGGATACTATGGAAAGAAGAACGGCAGCGATCGAAATCCTCCACCATTATCAAATCAATAATCTGATGGCTTGGCGGGAAACGAAACCCGATGAGAACAATCAGGAAATTATCACCCGCTTATTACAGATAACCACAGCTTTGGCTAATGGATTGAAGAATACGGGTTAATTCCAAAATGAACAATTACCCTTAAAGCTTTTTTCTCAGCTTAATTTTAAACAAAGTCCAACTTCTGTTTAAGCTGAGAAAATAGCTTTTTGCGTACTAATGGGTTTCTGATTTTGATATTTTTCAGACATAAAAACCCTTTGTTAGTAAAACATATTTAGTATTGAAATAATTATATTTGATTTATTTTTGGATACAACTATTTTTTCTGTCAAAAAATTTTTGAAAATTTTTATATCTCTCTAAATCACTCATTTTTAATTCAAAAATTGTTTTTTGAGTATTGAATACTTAAAAAAGTATTTTGAAACGATTTTCAAACTAAGTTTTTTCACTCCCTCTACCACTTAATAAAACCAATTTTTTTTTGAATTATTTATTGATAAATTTATGATAAGGAATGCGGTTTTTACAGAGAAAAGAGCCCAAAATTTCATTGTATGAAATGGAACATCCAGCATATCGCAAGTGTATTCATGTGGCTTACAACCTGGTTGTATGCCCAACCAATACTTGCGCAAAACTGTGGGCAAAACAATGTGACGGTGGCCGGCTTTGAGGTGACAGATTTGAATGGAAATCCCTTTTCAAGCACTAGCCCCTTTGAATTAGGTGAAGAGGTTAATGCAAGGCTCTTTATCACCATCAATGCCAGTAATTCAGAAAATGCCTTTTCAACAGCGATTTTTTATGATATTTTCATCGGTGAGACTAAAATCAATGAAGGTGGACGTCTCAGGGATTGTTTAGCTAATAATACACCACTTCCATTTGGCACTAGTGTTTTTGTAAGAGAAATTACCTTTACTTGGGGGGAAACATTATCCATTCGAAACATTTTAATCCGCTGGATCACAAACTCCAACTCAGCATGTTCAACCATCACAGAAACGGGAAATAATGCGCAGTGTTTTTCAAGTCCTCAAGGTTTTGAAGTCCCACTTCCCGTAATTCCTATCATTGATTTTAGTGCTGCAGCATGCGACAGAACTGTGAGTTTTGTAAGTGAATCACGTGGAGGAATTGGTCAATATACTTACTTATGGGATTTTGGTGATGGCACAACCTCTACAGAAGCGAACCCCGTACATACTTTTCCAGCTGTCAGTACTTACACGGTAAGTTTGAGGGTTACTGACGCCATTGGAGGTACCAATATCATTGTTCGAGACATTACTATTCCAACTATTACCATCAACATCGAAGTGATCCCTACCAAGCTAGGGCAAAACACTGGATCCATTACCGTTACTGCAAGTGGCGGAACAGGGCCCTACACGGTTACTTGGAGCAGTGCCGAAGGTTTCAATGGAACGCATAGTGGCTTTGACCCTAGTTACACCATAGAAAACTTGGGAAACGGCAGTTATGAAATATTTGTTACTGATAGTCAAGGATGTAGCAATTCTGTAAGCGAAGTTGTAGACTGGTCGTTGATTTTATCCTATGCGATAGAAAATTTTCA encodes:
- a CDS encoding phosphoenolpyruvate carboxylase produces the protein MTDVSQQLLFEKIRKDMDFLTQRFKNVLINLGEHELVKSFESQSGHPEILVKQADESKHIQTLSIYLQLMNLVEENAAVQFRRKIVDHSGSANIRGSWGETFQRLQADGFTEDEILKVLTATEVTPVLTAHPTEAKRISVLEIHRDLYLKLVQLENTSFSKTEIKAIERDIETLIERWWRTGEVYLEKPTIQSERNNVLHYFTKVFPKALAKHDEKLKDSWISAGFDASHMQKPSNFPLLSFGSWVGGDRDGHPYVSADITAETLMLHRKSALELIEKQIRELAAKISFSAIRNPTPGFFEQEIKSLQESLGEEGKQAVLRNSFEPWRQYINLLLVKLEYTKEQNLEKGFTNAQELSQKLLIMRESLMSIGAIGIMETLLFPIERQLQCFGFHLAKLDIRQNSAFHDKALEQIIQHSYPYEALYSTWSEGKKTEFLNRELQTNRPFGVIGTSYGEEADKVLGCYRVVKKHCDRFGKDGIGSFIVSMTRGLNDLLTVYVFMREAGIAIGDFPVVPLFETIEDLQASPQIMKAYLSHPIHQRQERDVQEVMLGYSDSNKDGGIVASRWNIHQTEQALSSIALQHGMRFKYFHGIGGTISRGGGKYHRFLESMPVGSLTGEIKLTVQGETIAQQFANLLNGVYNLEMLISGTVLQTAKAIKGEALEAEKINAAEQLAAIAQEHYKQLIQHPDFIKFYAEATPIDVLELSKIGSRPARRTGTRTLADLRAIPWVFSWTQSRFNITGWFGMGKALRTLRTEHPESYTLLKQNQDRWPFLRYVLIQLETNVLNADEQWMNTYAALVKDEGVRTNLLKIILEEYKNCMDELELMFETPRATRRASLLDTMERRTAAIEILHHYQINNLMAWRETKPDENNQEIITRLLQITTALANGLKNTG
- a CDS encoding PKD domain-containing protein, which translates into the protein MKWNIQHIASVFMWLTTWLYAQPILAQNCGQNNVTVAGFEVTDLNGNPFSSTSPFELGEEVNARLFITINASNSENAFSTAIFYDIFIGETKINEGGRLRDCLANNTPLPFGTSVFVREITFTWGETLSIRNILIRWITNSNSACSTITETGNNAQCFSSPQGFEVPLPVIPIIDFSAAACDRTVSFVSESRGGIGQYTYLWDFGDGTTSTEANPVHTFPAVSTYTVSLRVTDAIGGTNIIVRDITIPTITINIEVIPTKLGQNTGSITVTASGGTGPYTVTWSSAEGFNGTHSGFDPSYTIENLGNGSYEIFVTDSQGCSNSVSEVVDWSLILSYAIENFQGLYNPTTQSVKLSWHTEQEFLPGTFTVQRASNAALQFETIHEFQSNGFTQTATQYTFVDTRLPFVQGHIYYRIKYQDSPNKAMFSTVISTQIANATQISQGWMAFPNPVKGEALILRSMGRKNSEPLLINLISTRGEHVQLSIQDPGIEVNLAPHIESFPKGLLIIQILQNDHQETIKVWKN